Proteins encoded by one window of Candidatus Acidiferrales bacterium:
- the porU gene encoding type IX secretion system sortase PorU gives MKTQIIAYALLASAIAQLSFAQDMRVLSEGAGSTLIEVTPDLFGADTIKQGGVSYLKLLFDHAVPEVSSSGYLKTFIPVMVGVFSRQINVRIVQTDYSTRSMMRPVRSSGLPSARALFAASEFVSYDAPSEQRRHLVSMIRVYPFLYDSLTGSYKVLKRVVFQVASTGSGITAQAVGTDRLLLESLVNYSQVRNAIVKGSVRNQFQKIQTSSVLAQGPWYSLSISQSGIYRLTYQNLRDAKIPVDSIHLNTIRIFNDGGDALPEPPDSPRPADIMENAIYVFNGNSDGTDNFEPADYILFYGKSPREWTYDPSAHTYHHYLNYYTETNYYFMTYGGQAGKRMQIAPSYHSSSYYMPQDFTSMVAADSELYNLQGSGKDWYGAILEKSTQDNAGVNTVEYLNKLYGLDPTQPITYRLSFASRSDEANWFTIYENSTGTQLGTINGGVVDITGPYSDQGPYAIAVSTPDYTGTGNLLNDMSALKIVYDSDSQLAKGYVDWFEIFYKRRFQALNDALNFYAPDTNAAVYYSVQGFSSNNVRVFDVTDFANVSMVQPDSISGETASFGIQTAAGASKRFYAVGENGFLTAGGISQIQNSDLRGQVSGTDLIIITPPDFLSQANQLANFKQSFDGLKTIVVKTTDIYNEFACGIPDPTAIRDYLNFVYSNDQQIPSYVILFGAGTYDYKNKVASLPEYVPAYESDNSLDQVDSYATDDYFVDFKGSLTSSRISMSLGRLPARSEQDANAIVSKIQQYEQNPNYGSWRNLVTFVGDDHDNNTADSVITDFMIDSEDLANNLTYTPPDLDRRKIYLISYPTIVSTQGIRKPDAAADLVNQINEGTLVVNFVGHGAPDVWSYTHIFENDVTIPQLNNLTTLALFVTATCDFGRDDDPATQSGAELLLNSQKGGAIGAVSSTRVTFENLNSDLNSDLFEHLFTRDSLRNAARIGDAFFATKQDYYSDPNDIKYNYIGDPTVRLALPKYQAAVDSLNGKSLTVQTQQIRALDKLDIKGTVYHPDKTVWNDFNGTALLTIYDSDKNIHIPQLSYTYRTQGSILFRGEISIKDGTFDAKAVIPKDISYSNITGKIELYFQANGSDGIGYTRNVVVGGTDTNAVNDHKAPTVKIYLDSRNFRDGDVVSEKPNLIVDLHSDNGINLSDAGVGHNLQATFDGQQSVDLGPYYVGAVDSYQDGTVNFPVTMALSTGKHSVEVDAFDVFNNSAEASAAFDLESSQQLSLMNVYNYPDPFRDATAFTFQRTAVGGPGEPVNVKIKVFTLSGRLIKTIQAYGLTDTFVKIDWNGLDDDGNRLANGVYLYKVIVSTVDGSQTSEAIGKMAVLR, from the coding sequence ATGAAAACACAAATTATCGCGTACGCTCTTCTGGCATCTGCCATTGCGCAACTATCTTTTGCTCAGGACATGCGGGTTTTGTCGGAAGGAGCCGGCTCAACACTGATCGAAGTGACTCCCGATTTGTTCGGTGCCGATACAATTAAACAAGGCGGAGTTTCATATTTGAAGCTTTTGTTTGATCATGCGGTGCCGGAAGTGAGTTCCTCAGGCTACCTCAAGACGTTCATACCGGTCATGGTCGGGGTTTTTTCCCGACAAATTAATGTCCGAATAGTTCAGACGGATTACTCGACGCGTTCCATGATGCGGCCTGTGCGCAGTTCCGGCCTGCCGTCGGCACGGGCGTTGTTCGCGGCATCTGAGTTTGTCTCCTACGACGCACCGTCTGAACAACGGCGGCATCTTGTATCGATGATAAGAGTCTATCCTTTTTTATATGACAGTCTAACAGGTTCCTACAAGGTTTTGAAAAGGGTCGTGTTTCAAGTTGCTTCGACAGGCTCAGGCATTACAGCCCAGGCAGTCGGTACGGATCGGTTGCTGTTAGAGAGTTTGGTTAATTATTCGCAGGTGCGAAATGCGATCGTGAAGGGAAGCGTTCGGAATCAATTTCAGAAAATTCAAACCTCAAGTGTTCTTGCCCAAGGGCCATGGTACAGCCTTTCGATATCCCAGAGCGGAATTTACAGGCTCACTTATCAGAATCTGAGAGACGCAAAAATTCCCGTTGACAGTATCCATTTGAACACGATCAGAATTTTTAACGACGGCGGAGATGCATTGCCGGAGCCTCCGGACTCCCCCCGGCCTGCCGATATCATGGAGAACGCAATATATGTTTTCAATGGAAATTCAGACGGCACGGACAATTTTGAACCCGCCGATTACATATTATTTTACGGAAAATCGCCGCGAGAATGGACTTACGATCCATCAGCACACACATACCATCATTACCTGAACTATTATACTGAGACAAACTACTACTTCATGACCTATGGCGGGCAGGCCGGAAAGCGGATGCAGATAGCTCCAAGCTATCATTCATCGTCATACTATATGCCTCAAGATTTCACGTCGATGGTTGCTGCGGACAGTGAACTTTATAACCTTCAAGGTTCCGGCAAAGATTGGTACGGTGCGATCCTTGAAAAGTCAACACAAGATAATGCAGGCGTCAACACAGTCGAATATCTTAACAAGCTGTACGGATTGGACCCGACGCAGCCCATTACGTACAGGCTGAGTTTTGCGTCGAGAAGCGACGAGGCAAACTGGTTCACCATTTATGAAAACTCTACCGGAACTCAGCTGGGGACAATTAACGGCGGCGTTGTTGATATTACAGGTCCATACAGCGATCAAGGCCCTTATGCTATAGCCGTGTCTACGCCGGATTACACGGGCACCGGAAATCTTTTGAATGATATGAGCGCTTTGAAAATCGTTTATGACTCGGATTCTCAGTTAGCTAAAGGATACGTCGATTGGTTCGAGATTTTTTACAAAAGGAGATTTCAGGCGCTCAATGATGCCCTGAATTTCTACGCTCCCGACACGAATGCCGCAGTATATTATTCCGTCCAGGGATTTTCCAGCAATAACGTAAGAGTCTTCGATGTAACAGATTTTGCCAATGTTAGCATGGTACAGCCCGATTCAATCAGCGGTGAGACGGCTTCGTTCGGCATCCAGACAGCTGCCGGGGCATCGAAACGATTTTATGCCGTTGGCGAGAACGGCTTTCTGACCGCAGGAGGCATTTCACAAATTCAGAACTCCGATCTTCGCGGCCAGGTTTCCGGTACGGACCTGATAATCATTACCCCGCCCGATTTTTTATCACAAGCGAACCAGCTTGCGAATTTCAAACAGAGTTTTGATGGGCTCAAAACGATTGTTGTCAAAACTACGGATATATACAATGAATTCGCTTGCGGAATTCCTGACCCAACCGCGATTCGAGATTATCTGAACTTTGTCTATTCAAATGACCAGCAGATTCCTTCTTACGTCATTCTCTTCGGGGCCGGAACTTATGATTATAAGAACAAAGTGGCCAGCCTCCCGGAATATGTTCCAGCCTATGAATCGGATAATTCGTTGGATCAGGTTGATAGCTATGCCACCGACGACTATTTCGTAGACTTCAAAGGTTCCCTGACCTCTTCGAGGATCTCTATGTCTTTGGGAAGACTGCCTGCAAGAAGCGAACAGGATGCCAACGCAATTGTAAGCAAAATTCAACAATATGAACAAAATCCAAACTACGGCAGTTGGAGAAATCTTGTAACATTCGTCGGCGATGATCACGATAACAATACTGCGGACAGTGTGATTACCGATTTCATGATCGATTCGGAGGATCTGGCAAATAATTTAACATATACGCCTCCGGATCTCGACAGGCGGAAAATATATTTGATTTCATATCCAACCATCGTCTCAACTCAGGGCATCCGCAAACCCGATGCAGCGGCAGATCTCGTGAACCAGATCAATGAGGGGACTCTTGTTGTAAACTTTGTGGGTCATGGAGCTCCAGACGTTTGGTCTTACACACATATTTTTGAAAACGACGTGACAATTCCGCAACTCAATAATCTGACGACCCTCGCACTGTTTGTCACCGCCACATGTGATTTTGGAAGAGACGATGATCCCGCAACGCAGAGCGGCGCTGAACTTCTCCTTAATTCTCAAAAGGGCGGCGCAATAGGAGCAGTGAGCTCGACGAGGGTTACATTTGAGAACCTAAATTCTGATCTGAACTCAGATCTTTTTGAGCATTTGTTCACCAGGGATAGTCTGCGAAACGCGGCGCGGATCGGGGACGCTTTCTTCGCGACTAAGCAGGATTATTATTCTGATCCCAATGACATAAAGTATAATTATATCGGCGATCCTACCGTGCGATTGGCCTTGCCCAAATACCAGGCGGCTGTCGACAGTTTGAACGGAAAATCTCTGACGGTGCAGACGCAGCAGATAAGAGCACTGGACAAGCTTGACATAAAAGGAACGGTTTACCACCCGGATAAAACCGTTTGGAATGACTTCAACGGCACAGCTCTTCTTACGATATATGATTCGGACAAAAACATTCACATCCCGCAATTGAGTTATACTTATCGTACTCAAGGCTCTATACTCTTCCGAGGAGAAATCTCGATCAAAGATGGAACATTTGATGCAAAAGCCGTGATACCGAAAGACATATCATACAGCAACATTACAGGAAAAATAGAGCTGTATTTTCAGGCGAACGGTTCGGATGGGATAGGGTACACGAGAAATGTCGTCGTGGGCGGGACCGATACGAACGCGGTGAACGACCACAAGGCTCCAACCGTAAAAATTTATCTGGACTCTCGGAATTTTAGAGACGGCGACGTCGTCTCAGAGAAACCAAATTTGATTGTCGATCTGCATTCTGACAATGGAATTAATCTATCCGACGCGGGAGTCGGACATAATTTGCAGGCAACCTTCGATGGACAGCAGTCCGTTGATCTCGGTCCTTATTATGTAGGAGCGGTCGACTCCTATCAAGATGGTACAGTGAATTTCCCCGTCACCATGGCGCTTTCCACCGGCAAACACTCGGTTGAGGTGGATGCATTCGATGTCTTCAATAATTCAGCAGAGGCAAGTGCGGCATTTGATTTGGAGTCATCGCAGCAATTGTCGTTAATGAATGTTTACAACTATCCCGACCCTTTCAGGGATGCTACTGCATTTACATTTCAGAGAACGGCTGTCGGCGGGCCGGGAGAACCGGTTAATGTGAAGATAAAAGTTTTCACATTGAGTGGAAGATTGATTAAAACAATTCAAGCGTATGGGCTGACCGACACGTTCGTAAAGATAGACTGGAACGGTCTCGATGATGACGGCAACCGTCTCGCGAACGGCGTTTATCTCTATAAAGTGATTGTGTCGACCGTCGATGGATCGCAAACCAGCGAGGCGATAGGAAAAATGGCGGTCCTAAGATGA
- a CDS encoding dienelactone hydrolase family protein — MKGVIVFVCVVFVSLADAAEIKTSIVQYVSGSDTVSAYLAQPADAGKHPALIVIHEWWGLTDWMKQDARDFAARGYVALAIDLYRGALASTPQDAYKLLVSVPKERGAMDLKAAFEYLASIENVNTAKIGVIGWCMGGSYSFEAATLLPKLAACVIDYGNVDTTAAAVGQINCPVLCNFAELDKTYTPKMGEAFKKAMQSAGKKIEFHVYPGVNHAFMNPNNPSVYNETQTAEAWENIFAFLNANLK; from the coding sequence ATGAAGGGAGTCATTGTGTTTGTCTGTGTAGTCTTTGTCTCGCTGGCCGATGCGGCTGAAATAAAGACGAGCATAGTTCAGTACGTCAGCGGGAGCGACACCGTCTCTGCCTATCTTGCCCAACCGGCTGATGCCGGAAAACATCCGGCGTTGATTGTTATCCATGAATGGTGGGGATTGACAGACTGGATGAAACAGGATGCGAGAGATTTTGCTGCGAGAGGATATGTCGCACTTGCAATAGATTTATATCGTGGAGCGCTTGCTTCGACGCCGCAGGATGCTTACAAATTGTTGGTGTCGGTGCCGAAAGAGCGAGGCGCGATGGATCTCAAAGCCGCATTCGAATATCTTGCTTCCATTGAGAATGTTAACACTGCTAAGATCGGAGTGATCGGCTGGTGCATGGGCGGCTCTTACTCGTTTGAAGCTGCGACGTTGCTTCCGAAGCTGGCGGCTTGCGTCATCGATTATGGAAACGTTGACACGACCGCCGCAGCTGTCGGCCAGATCAATTGCCCTGTCCTGTGCAACTTTGCGGAATTAGACAAAACATATACGCCCAAAATGGGCGAGGCATTCAAGAAAGCTATGCAGTCAGCGGGCAAGAAGATCGAGTTTCACGTTTATCCGGGCGTTAACCACGCATTTATGAATCCCAATAATCCGTCGGTATATAATGAAACGCAGACGGCAGAAGCATGGGAGAATATTTTCGCTTTCTTGAATGCGAATCTGAAATAG
- the trxA gene encoding thioredoxin, producing the protein MKPVVVNVQNFESEVVKSNLPVLVDFWAAWCGPCKMIAPVVEQLAAEYDGKLKVAKVDVDANQEIAMTFGIMSIPTLLIFNGGRVAEQLVGAVPKSMLVDKITRVLEQN; encoded by the coding sequence ATGAAACCCGTCGTTGTAAATGTGCAAAATTTTGAATCCGAAGTCGTAAAGAGTAATCTGCCTGTGCTGGTAGATTTCTGGGCAGCATGGTGCGGTCCATGCAAAATGATCGCCCCTGTTGTGGAACAGCTCGCCGCGGAGTATGACGGCAAATTGAAGGTTGCCAAAGTCGATGTCGATGCCAACCAGGAAATCGCAATGACGTTCGGCATAATGAGCATTCCGACACTCCTGATTTTTAACGGAGGGAGAGTTGCGGAACAACTCGTAGGCGCAGTACCGAAGTCGATGCTGGTCGATAAGATCACGAGAGTTTTGGAGCAGAACTGA